From Gloeocapsopsis sp. IPPAS B-1203, one genomic window encodes:
- a CDS encoding EAL domain-containing protein: MKRSQGKKSRHVCVQEGVLNRITSRIRKSLELQEILTTTVEEVRRFLNTERVKIYRFHPDGSGEVIAESIHGQRLPSLLGLHFPADDIPPQAREMFVKTRQRIIVDVVAQRKALNQLDSSETGESLLVEDIRYCPIDPCHAQYLSNMGVSSSLTLPILYQNQLWGLLVSHHSQPRQISQKELEVVQLLVDQLSIAISQSNLLKQTRQQVQHEATLNQISCLLHSPASVTEIRQTVLEEIVKVLQGSGGRLYITAEPTGKLAQVYTYGEQPCCELEESSYWQQIMGFPQSTSPNQQYSYEELRVQNFSIAENLENLSADHNSAHVSKLPHFRTISDLYQEPHFDLVSAFAATKIRSILIMPLQYRQDCVGCFTIFRNEIETETLWAGRVNHDERNVRPRESFAAWREIKQGQAQEWRLNEVKLAQALGNHLYMAVMQRRVEDMFRHQASHDPLTGLPNRILFEDRLSLALAQAYRRGEMLAVAFLDLDRFKTINDTLGHAVGDALLQSVAQRLLGCLREGDTIARWGGDEFTLLLPRISCPEEAAKLAQRILSSFKTPFRIGDRELHITTSIGIALAPYDGEDTETLLKNADTTMYRAKQQGKDNFQLYAPEMNKKALEQLVLANHLYKALNRDEFLLHYQPQLNLKTGQIVALEALIRWQHSELGLVSPDQFIPLAEETGLIGAIGEWVLQAACTQNRAWQLAGLPPMRIAVNLSARQFQQQSLSKTIARVLAETGLDPSYLEVEITESIAMHDVNFTICVLQELQDMGVYIAMDDFGTGYSSLATLRRFPLHTLKVAREFVNDITTDQKDAAIIKSIVALGHGLELNVIAEGVETLKQLKFLHAVKCDGMQGYLFSKPLPAEAVIQFCQQQLMVGNL, from the coding sequence TCATCCTGATGGAAGTGGTGAGGTGATTGCTGAATCAATTCACGGTCAGCGGCTTCCATCACTTCTAGGGCTACATTTTCCTGCTGATGATATCCCACCACAAGCGCGGGAAATGTTTGTGAAAACTCGTCAGCGGATCATTGTGGATGTTGTTGCTCAAAGAAAAGCACTAAACCAACTCGATAGCTCGGAAACAGGAGAAAGCCTCTTAGTAGAAGATATCCGCTATTGCCCTATCGATCCTTGTCATGCCCAATACTTGTCTAATATGGGTGTGTCTTCCTCGCTAACATTGCCCATTTTATACCAAAACCAGCTTTGGGGGTTGCTTGTTTCGCACCACAGTCAACCGCGACAGATTTCTCAAAAAGAATTAGAAGTTGTACAGTTGCTTGTCGATCAGCTATCAATTGCAATTTCTCAATCAAACCTATTGAAGCAGACACGACAACAAGTGCAGCACGAAGCAACACTCAATCAAATTAGTTGCTTGCTTCACTCTCCTGCTAGTGTCACAGAAATTCGCCAAACCGTTTTAGAAGAGATTGTCAAAGTTTTACAAGGTTCTGGAGGTAGACTTTATATCACCGCAGAACCTACAGGTAAGCTAGCGCAAGTTTATACCTACGGAGAACAACCTTGCTGTGAACTTGAAGAAAGTTCATATTGGCAGCAAATAATGGGGTTTCCGCAATCTACTTCCCCCAATCAGCAATACAGTTATGAAGAACTGCGCGTGCAGAATTTTTCCATAGCAGAAAACCTTGAAAATTTATCTGCTGACCATAATAGTGCCCATGTGTCAAAACTGCCCCATTTCCGAACGATTAGCGACTTGTATCAAGAACCACACTTTGATTTAGTCTCGGCTTTTGCAGCAACGAAAATTCGTTCAATTTTGATTATGCCGCTGCAATATCGTCAAGATTGTGTAGGATGTTTTACGATTTTCCGCAATGAAATCGAAACTGAGACTTTGTGGGCGGGGAGAGTGAATCATGACGAACGCAATGTTCGTCCGCGTGAGTCGTTTGCAGCGTGGCGAGAAATCAAACAAGGACAAGCACAAGAGTGGCGTCTCAATGAGGTTAAACTTGCTCAAGCTTTAGGAAATCATCTATACATGGCTGTGATGCAGCGACGCGTGGAAGATATGTTCCGCCATCAAGCTTCACACGATCCTTTAACAGGGCTACCAAATCGGATACTTTTTGAAGATCGTCTTTCCCTAGCTCTTGCTCAAGCCTATCGGCGCGGTGAAATGCTTGCCGTAGCATTTCTTGATTTAGATCGCTTCAAAACAATCAATGATACGCTGGGTCATGCGGTGGGAGATGCGCTATTACAAAGTGTGGCGCAAAGATTGCTAGGCTGTTTGCGTGAAGGCGATACAATCGCCCGTTGGGGAGGCGACGAATTTACCTTGCTACTGCCACGAATTAGTTGCCCAGAAGAAGCTGCTAAGCTAGCACAAAGAATTTTATCTTCTTTCAAAACTCCGTTTCGGATTGGCGATCGCGAATTACACATCACAACAAGTATTGGGATTGCATTAGCTCCTTACGACGGCGAAGATACAGAAACGCTACTTAAAAATGCGGATACGACAATGTACCGCGCTAAGCAGCAGGGAAAAGACAACTTTCAGTTGTACGCGCCGGAGATGAATAAAAAAGCACTAGAGCAACTTGTTTTAGCCAATCATCTCTACAAAGCATTAAACCGCGATGAGTTTTTGCTGCACTATCAGCCACAGCTTAATTTAAAAACTGGTCAGATCGTCGCACTTGAAGCTTTGATTCGCTGGCAACATTCAGAGTTAGGGCTAGTTTCTCCTGATCAGTTTATTCCCTTAGCAGAAGAAACGGGATTAATCGGCGCAATTGGCGAGTGGGTACTCCAAGCTGCTTGTACCCAAAACCGTGCTTGGCAACTCGCAGGGCTACCACCAATGCGGATTGCGGTGAATCTCTCAGCGCGACAGTTTCAACAGCAAAGCTTATCAAAAACGATTGCTCGCGTTCTTGCAGAAACAGGACTCGATCCGAGTTATTTGGAAGTTGAAATCACAGAAAGTATTGCCATGCATGATGTCAACTTCACAATTTGCGTTCTGCAAGAGTTACAGGATATGGGCGTCTACATTGCGATGGATGACTTTGGAACTGGCTACTCCTCGCTGGCGACACTCAGACGTTTCCCCTTACATACCCTCAAGGTGGCTCGCGAGTTTGTTAACGATATCACAACAGATCAAAAAGACGCAGCGATTATTAAATCGATCGTTGCGTTAGGACATGGGCTAGAGTTAAATGTCATTGCTGAAGGTGTCGAAACACTAAAACAGTTGAAGTTTTTACACGCGGTGAAGTGCGACGGAATGCAAGGCTACTTGTTTAGCAAACCCTTACCTGCTGAAGCTGTTATCCAATTTTGCCAGCAACAGTTAATGGTTGGTAATTTGTAA